One Dioscorea cayenensis subsp. rotundata cultivar TDr96_F1 unplaced genomic scaffold, TDr96_F1_v2_PseudoChromosome.rev07_lg8_w22 25.fasta BLBR01001265.1, whole genome shotgun sequence DNA segment encodes these proteins:
- the LOC120256028 gene encoding protein trichome birefringence-like 26, translating to MTDNIEVVASEPLLLPERKKSISLMFFRFICVVLLAVAACYLFVSNFSSWTQEFEKEVCDLSAGKWISKPEGPSYTDESCDYMASYTNCLKNGRPNRDFLYWKWQPNGCDSPPFDPLKFLNAMRNKSFALIGDSIFRNHARSLLCLISPVAKPQEIYHDRTNTGTFYYPEYNFTIYDIWSPFLVSYKLEAYLPTMEVYLDKLDSKWTEKYDKYDYMLMSGSHWFYKRTIIYDNNKVIGCHYCPDLGLKDIDSDVVYRKALELTFKFITTSEHKPFVILRTWSPTHYEDGEFPGSRICNRTEPFKEGEINGDPTDLSMRNVEVEEFEKAAAIGERNGVKIKLLDTYHLSLLRPDGHPGAYRNYHPFDSGKKDVENDCLHWCVPGPIDTWNELLMKIAIP from the exons ATGACAGATAATATAGAGGTTGTGGCCTCTGAGCCATTGCTATTGCCGGAGAGAAAGAAGAGCATTAGCCTGATGTTCTTCAGGTTCATCTGTGTTGTTCTCTTGGCTGTCGCCGCTTGTTATCTCTTTGTCAGCAACTTCAGTTCATGGACACAGGAGTTCGAAAAAG AAGTATGTGACCTTTCTGCTGGGAAGTGGATTTCAAAACCTGAAGGACCATCGTATACAGATGAATCCTGTGATTACATGGCAAGTTATACAAATTGTTTGAAAAATGGGAGGCCTAATAGAGATTTCCTTTACTGGAAATGGCAACCAAATGGCTGTGACTCACCTCCTTTTGATCCACTCAAATTTCTCAACGCAATGCGCAATAAATCATTTGCACTGATCGGCGATTCTATCTTCCGGAACCATGCTCGCTCGTTGCTCTGCCTAATCTCTCCG GTAGCAAAGCCTCAAGAGATATATCACGACAGGACCAACACTGGGACATTTTACTACCCAGAGTACAACTTTACAATCTATGACATATGGTCTCCATTTCTAGTTAGTTATAAGCTTGAAGCATATCTCCCAACCATGGAAGTTTATCTTGACAAGCTGGATAGCAAATGGACGGAGAAGTATGACAAGTATGACTATATGCTCATGTCTGGTAGCCACTGGTTCTACAAAAGAACAATCATATATGACAACAACAAAGTCATTGGCTGCCATTACTGCCCTGACTTGGGCCTCAAGGATATAGACTCTGATGTGGTTTACAGGAAGGCACTCGAGTTAACTTTCAAGTTCATCACTACATCCGAGCACAAGCCCTTTGTTATCCTTAGGACATGGTCACCTACTCATTATGAGGATGGAGAGTTTCCTGGCTCAAGAATTTGCAACAGGACTGAGCCATTTAAAGAAGGGGAAATCAATGGGGATCCTACAGACCTTTCAATGAGGAACGTTGAGGTTGAGGAGTTTGAGAAGGCTGCAGCCATTGGAGAAAGGAATGGGGTGAAAATCAAGCTTCTTGATACTTACCATCTTTCACTGTTGAGGCCTGATGGGCATCCAGGTGCCTACAGGAATTACCATCCATTTGATAGTGGTAAGAAGGATGTTGAGAACGACTGCCTCCATTGGTGTGTGCCTGGTCCGATTGACACTTGGAATGAACTGCTCATGAAGATTGCCATTCCCTGA